A window of Oncorhynchus nerka isolate Pitt River linkage group LG4, Oner_Uvic_2.0, whole genome shotgun sequence contains these coding sequences:
- the LOC135571356 gene encoding uncharacterized protein LOC135571356 isoform X2, translated as MEDNKSLNEDDPHDHQSLEGQVQKMKNDILGLNYPEDSEVKDPLPQIELKAVTRRKVKTKRRTSANRSTVEQSTDTDAAERDFVDNQSDEDEDKVKKDPLPQMEQDAVKRNKVKTKRTKRNKVEQITDTDAGPSTSVEFSGMTVQGTSHQGQSNEKILNECVSRACQTRALDLPPIDPDAFNPIIIRFLEKLTEEQWRQLSIGRMDPVMRALLAEMCLEIVRFVSEAILEVIIPAIFRFVRIYSHVSPVSGKSLTESERSSSTNLKVRKRGSSKSSRSCTAKSSSSRNGVQRRSTRRTTALQHLPRTRPLPVVKQKLSMIKNPAEQRVYAPPRRNQGSVRSFPGCFQL; from the exons ATGGAGGATAATAAG AGTTTAAACGAAGATGATCCACATGATCATCAAAGTTTGGAAGGTCAAGTCCAGAAAATGAAGAATGATATCCTGGGTTTAAACTATCCAGAAGATAGTGAAGTGAAGGATCCCCTGCCTCAGATCGAGCTGAAGGCTGTGACAAGGAGAAAAGTTAAG accaagaggaggaccagtgcCAACAGGTCCACAGTTGAACAGAGCACTGATACTGATGCAGCTGAGAGAGATTTTGTTGATAATCAGAGTGATGAAGATGAGGATAAGGTGAAGAAGGATCCCCTGCCTCAGATGGAGCAGGATGCCGTGAAGAGAAATAAAGTCAAG ACCAAGAGGACCAAGAGAAACAAAGTGGAGCAGATCACTGATACAGATGCAG GTCCCTCTACATCTGTGGAATTTTCTGGGATGACAGTTCAGGGGACATCTCACCAGGGACAATCTAATGAAAAGATCCTAAATGAGTGTGTCTCCAGGGCCTGTCAGACCAGGGCTCTTGACCTCCCGCCAATCGATCCGGATGCTTTCAACCCGATTATCATCCGTTTTCTGGAAAAACTTACTGAGGA GCAATGGAGGCAGTTAAGCATTGGCAGGATGGACCCT GTGATGAGGGCATTGCTTGCAGAGATGTGCCTGGAGATTGTGCGGTTTGTATCTGAGGCCATCCTGGAGGTCATCATCCCTGCAATTTTCCGTTTTGTACGGATATACAGCCATGTGTCTCCAGTATCCGGCAAGTCTCTGACAGAATCAGAGAGATCCTCTAGCACAAACCTGAAGGTTCGCAAGAGAGGCAGCAGCAAATCCTCAAGGTCTTGCACGGCCAAATCAAGCTCCTCTCGTAATGG TGTACAAAGAAGGTCAACAAGAAGAACCACTGCACTCCAACACCTTCCCAGAACCAGACCCCTGCCGGTAGTGAAACAG AAATTGTCAATGATCAAGAATCCTGCCGAACAGAGAGTGTATGCTCCACCAAGAAGAAACCAAGGAAGCGTTCGCTCATTTCCAGGATGTTTTCAGCTATAG
- the LOC135571356 gene encoding uncharacterized protein LOC135571356 isoform X3, with amino-acid sequence MEDNKSLNEDDPHDHQSLEGQVQKMKNDILGLNYPEDSEVKDPLPQIELKAVTRRKVKTKRRTSANRSTVEQSTDTDAAERDFVDNQSDEDEDKVKKDPLPQMEQDAVKRNKVKTKRTKRNKVEQITDTDAGPSTSVEFSGMTVQGTSHQGQSNEKILNECVSRACQTRALDLPPIDPDAFNPIIIRFLEKLTEEQWRQLSIGRMDPVMRALLAEMCLEIVRFVSEAILEVIIPAIFRFVRIYSHVSPVSGKSLTESERSSSTNLKVRKRGSSKSSRSCTAKSSSSRNGVQRRSTRRTTALQHLPRTRPLPVVKQLMPAHTITLQPTRRHIRGLWL; translated from the exons ATGGAGGATAATAAG AGTTTAAACGAAGATGATCCACATGATCATCAAAGTTTGGAAGGTCAAGTCCAGAAAATGAAGAATGATATCCTGGGTTTAAACTATCCAGAAGATAGTGAAGTGAAGGATCCCCTGCCTCAGATCGAGCTGAAGGCTGTGACAAGGAGAAAAGTTAAG accaagaggaggaccagtgcCAACAGGTCCACAGTTGAACAGAGCACTGATACTGATGCAGCTGAGAGAGATTTTGTTGATAATCAGAGTGATGAAGATGAGGATAAGGTGAAGAAGGATCCCCTGCCTCAGATGGAGCAGGATGCCGTGAAGAGAAATAAAGTCAAG ACCAAGAGGACCAAGAGAAACAAAGTGGAGCAGATCACTGATACAGATGCAG GTCCCTCTACATCTGTGGAATTTTCTGGGATGACAGTTCAGGGGACATCTCACCAGGGACAATCTAATGAAAAGATCCTAAATGAGTGTGTCTCCAGGGCCTGTCAGACCAGGGCTCTTGACCTCCCGCCAATCGATCCGGATGCTTTCAACCCGATTATCATCCGTTTTCTGGAAAAACTTACTGAGGA GCAATGGAGGCAGTTAAGCATTGGCAGGATGGACCCT GTGATGAGGGCATTGCTTGCAGAGATGTGCCTGGAGATTGTGCGGTTTGTATCTGAGGCCATCCTGGAGGTCATCATCCCTGCAATTTTCCGTTTTGTACGGATATACAGCCATGTGTCTCCAGTATCCGGCAAGTCTCTGACAGAATCAGAGAGATCCTCTAGCACAAACCTGAAGGTTCGCAAGAGAGGCAGCAGCAAATCCTCAAGGTCTTGCACGGCCAAATCAAGCTCCTCTCGTAATGG TGTACAAAGAAGGTCAACAAGAAGAACCACTGCACTCCAACACCTTCCCAGAACCAGACCCCTGCCGGTAGTGAAACAG cttatgcctgcccacaccATAACCCTACAGCCAACACGACGCCAtatacgtggtctgtggttgtga
- the LOC135571356 gene encoding uncharacterized protein LOC135571356 isoform X1: MTYSEHEGSQTSMVNYSKALISQTLMTIQRRVSMSERMSTSEKGLLTRSIVGSMLEDVDMVRTDGHEIHRPSSSKSSLSITSAMTRGSQSDFTNSLPGTPVPNEWPVEIYCPIIRSSVIDMSDSSTHSQGSTNYTRQTISAIVDTVMEVIPREDTEHIATADDVTSFTRRLARLSPRDGLQNFSHELTDKVYELIKSHNTPQALFVPAGKSVSDSILLKLKTELNASEESREFPSDLVYSFATESIKRLLQQIVFWLPPPSQGSDFCQTIISDGSLQETSQLIPSSSAISISSSQVYCDTESLFTNIMVNQVMYTCSVASNSSEELSELMNIINGLSPTDAGTLDSDRPALMTTSRQSSAKSLPRPSLSGNSTHNGGTVDYQVLGEVESKMDNKDLEMSSVSVHPSTPSAMDSDTHASFDSTSNDYTSLVLLLIVRLLSMITPITLLESSDIGETSRVLTKRILSEFCGTSGLEPTQAYPQNLKIKKIFKAVYKGLLQEFGSEKMLQVAMKSTDYAFDDALVKSLTRELLTKCNEASSSPPSNTQLSSHNDLGSDEVGNYGLPTTGRKEKKRGRFSALCGLHPKCTKKVNKKNHCTPTPSQNQTPAGSETAYACPHHNPTANTTPYTWSVVVRPVGHTAKYSKTTLKAAYGKEINIQFSGHSSGGHSCSQHANCTLPQN, encoded by the exons ATGACTTACAGTGAACATGAAGGCAGCCAGACCAGCATGGTAAATTATTCCAAAGCCTTAATTagtcagactttgatgacaatcCAGAGGAGAGTGTCTATGTCAGAGAGGATGAGCACCTCAGAGAAAGGCCTCTTGACTCGTTCCATCGTGGGCTCCATGTTGGAGGATGTTGACATGGTGAGAACTGATGGACACGAGATACACCGGCCATCCTCCTCAAAGTCCTCCCTTTCCATCACCTCTGCCATGACCAGAGGGTCCCAGAGTGATTTTACAAATTCTCTTCCAGGCACTCCAGTCCCCAATGAGTGGCCTGTTGAAATCTATTGTCCTATCATTAGGAGTTCGGTCATTGATATGAGTGACTCCTCAACTCATTCACAAGGGTCAACAAATTACACAAGGCAAACCATCTCTGCCATAGTTGACACTGTTATGGAGGTCATTCCAAGAGAAGATACGGAACACATAGCCACTGCAGATGATGTCACTTCTTTTACAAGAAGACTTGCGAGACTCAGCCCCAGGGACGGTCTTCAGAACTTCTCACATGAGCTCACTGACAAAGTTTATGAGCTCATAAAAAGTCACAACACCCCCCAGGCTCTTTTTGTGCCAGCTGGCAAGAGCGTGTCTGACTCTATTCTTTTGAAGCTGAAGACAGAATTGAATGCTTCTGAAGAATCCAGGGAGTTTCCATCTGACCTTGTGTATTCCTTTGCTACGGAGTCAATAAAACGTCTGCTACAGCAGATTGTCTTCTGGCTTCCTCCACCATCACAAGGATCAGATTTCTGCCAAACTATCATCTCTGATGGTTCTCTGCAGGAAACAAGTCAGCTTATCCCGAGCTCTTCTGCCATCTCCATTAGTTCCTCACAGGTTTACTGTGACACAGAGAGCCTTTTCACCAATATAATGGTCAATCAGGTCATGTATACCTGTTCTGTGGCCTCCAATTCATCAGAAGAATTATCAGAGTTGATGAACATAATCAATGGGTTGTCCCCAACTGATGCTGGAACACTTGACTCTGACAGACCGGCTCTCATGACCACTAGCCGTCAGTCTAGTGCCAAATCATTGCCTAGACCCTCTCTGTCTGGCAACAGCACACACAACGGTGGAACTGTGGATTATCAAGTTTTAGGAGAGGTGGAATCCAAGATGGACAACAAAGATCTGGAGATGTCTAGTGTCTCTGTGCATCCATCAACTCCATCAGCCATGGACTCTGATACACATGCATCATTTGACTCCACTAGCAATGACTACACCTCTTTGGTACTTTTACTGATTGTTAGACTGCTGTCAATGATCACCCCTATCACATTACTGGAATCCTCTGACATTGGTGAAACATCAAGAGTTCTCACAAAGAGGATTCTGTCTGAGTTCTGTGGCACCTCAGGCCTTGAACCAACTCAAGCCTACCCCCAGAATCTGAAAATCAAAAAGATTTTCAAGGCTGTCTACAAGGGGCTTCTTCAAGAATTCGGGTCAGAGAAGATGCTCCAGGTTGCAATGAAGTCAACGGATTATGCATTTGACGATGCCCTGGTCAAATCATTAACTAGGGAACTACTAACTAAATGCAATGAGGCTAGCTCTTCACCTCCCTCCAATACCCAGTTGTCATCACACAATGACCTTGGCAGTGACGAGGTAGGTAATTATGGCCTTCCAACAACTGGAAGAAAGgaaaagaagagaggaagattcaGCGCTCTCTGTGGACTCCACCCAAAG TGTACAAAGAAGGTCAACAAGAAGAACCACTGCACTCCAACACCTTCCCAGAACCAGACCCCTGCCGGTAGTGAAACAG cttatgcctgcccacaccATAACCCTACAGCCAACACGACGCCAtatacgtggtctgtggttgtgaggccggttggacataccgCCAAATATTCTAAAACGACAttgaaggcggcttatggtaaGGAAATAAACATTCAATTCTCCGgccacagctctggtggacattcctgcagtcagcatgccaattgcacgctccctcaaaactag